From one Marinobacter sp. LV10MA510-1 genomic stretch:
- a CDS encoding DUF2057 domain-containing protein: MKAIFAPSFLLALLFSAQALAEVTLALGPCVQAHVVNGEEKTALPDSSLTLTNGTQQLVVDCTAMLGRSSDDAFPETGEAFVLLFEAADTELTLSAPRIQTRRQMTAFNREKDFRLTNAAGTPVNYHVDVLEKEGFQVFRDYPGELEAFNRTSSPAAIRMQLPGLADADRDTEGPSPKAGGQGALDQETVRQMLHYWYLQADKQTRKEWKNWIQSSN, encoded by the coding sequence TTGAAAGCTATTTTTGCCCCGTCTTTTTTGTTGGCCCTGCTTTTTTCTGCTCAGGCCCTTGCCGAAGTAACGCTGGCACTCGGCCCTTGTGTGCAGGCCCACGTGGTCAACGGCGAAGAAAAAACGGCTCTGCCGGACAGTTCGCTGACGCTGACCAATGGCACCCAGCAGCTGGTTGTGGATTGCACGGCAATGCTGGGCCGTTCCAGCGATGATGCATTCCCCGAGACCGGCGAGGCTTTTGTCCTGCTTTTTGAAGCGGCTGACACCGAACTGACGCTGTCAGCTCCCCGCATTCAAACCCGCCGGCAGATGACAGCCTTTAATCGCGAGAAGGATTTCCGTCTGACCAACGCTGCAGGAACGCCGGTGAACTACCACGTGGATGTGTTGGAAAAAGAGGGATTTCAGGTGTTTCGGGATTATCCGGGTGAGCTTGAGGCCTTTAACCGCACTTCTTCACCCGCGGCCATCCGCATGCAACTGCCGGGACTGGCTGATGCCGATAGAGATACAGAGGGCCCCTCGCCAAAGGCTGGTGGTCAGGGCGCTCTGGATCAGGAAACGGTCCGCCAAATGCTGCACTACTGGTATTTGCAAGCCGACAAGCAAACTCGAAAAGAGTGGAAGAACTGGATCCAATCCAGCAATTAA
- a CDS encoding type II toxin-antitoxin system VapC family toxin — translation MITYMLDTCICSFIMREHPASVIQRLTAEVEQSNRIVISTITYAEMRYGQIGKKASTKHKTLVNEFVKRLDAVLPWDHRTVDATVEAMGLLTKAGTPIGPNDTAIAGHAIASGCTLVTNNVREFSRVTGLVYEDWVESSSGSAH, via the coding sequence TTGATAACCTACATGCTCGATACTTGTATTTGCTCTTTCATCATGCGGGAGCATCCGGCCTCGGTGATCCAGCGGCTAACCGCCGAAGTTGAGCAAAGCAACCGAATTGTTATTTCAACCATCACCTACGCCGAAATGCGTTATGGTCAGATAGGCAAAAAAGCCTCGACCAAACACAAGACGCTCGTGAATGAGTTCGTGAAACGGTTGGATGCCGTGCTGCCGTGGGATCACCGGACAGTCGACGCTACCGTCGAAGCCATGGGATTGTTAACTAAGGCTGGAACGCCCATTGGCCCCAACGATACAGCCATTGCGGGGCATGCGATCGCCTCAGGCTGTACGCTGGTGACAAACAACGTTCGTGAATTTAGCCGTGTTACTGGCCTTGTTTACGAAGACTGGGTCGAGAGTTCATCCGGTTCGGCTCACTGA
- a CDS encoding choice-of-anchor I family protein gives MEIRKSILAAAILSATVGLSACAGNVSNTANSAKPIAGKQISLAQIGRFTSIDNKFDESAAEIVAYDPDTTQVFVVNAQQGAVDVLDLSDPAHPEKVGTIFAGAHWPEAGAINSVSVSDGRVAVAVQNSTQTSAGRVQIYGSDDLRFLGQVAVGSLPDMLTFTPDGRHILVANEGEPNADYSEDPEGSVTIIDARNPAKAQALTVDFRDFNRDGPRAAELPEQVRIFGNYGRTELQVTGFENSEPATLMVKDTSAVDVGMWMTIASSEGDPLPYRVASIAGNTITLTTEFDGDTEAGDEDTILRAYLHDGQSSVAQDLEPEYIAVSPDGTEAWVTLQENNAIAVIDIQQAKVTRIIALGTKNHAIPGNELDVSDKDDAINIANWPVHGMYMPDTIKSVEINGEVYYLTANEGDAREYDGFVEEIRFADAPLADKNVFRQADFTNAAGIGRLLTTLTADTDGDGELDQSLAYGARSFSIWSRSGELIADSGNEFEVITANLLGPNFNNDNDENSGDSRSDAKGPEPEAIETAQINGHTYAFIGLERTGGLMVYDISNPASPEYIQYLNNRNFNYPIKDRIDDGTAPAWAAGDLGPESILFVSADEAPEGRPLLIVGNEVSGTTTIYEIR, from the coding sequence ATGGAAATCCGCAAATCCATTCTTGCAGCAGCCATTCTTTCAGCCACCGTGGGTCTGTCAGCCTGTGCTGGTAACGTTAGCAATACGGCCAATAGTGCTAAGCCCATTGCCGGTAAACAGATTTCCCTGGCTCAGATAGGACGCTTTACCAGTATCGATAATAAATTTGATGAGAGTGCTGCAGAAATTGTTGCTTATGATCCGGATACCACTCAAGTATTTGTGGTCAACGCCCAGCAGGGTGCGGTGGATGTCCTGGATCTGAGTGATCCCGCTCATCCTGAGAAAGTGGGAACGATCTTTGCCGGTGCGCATTGGCCAGAAGCTGGGGCTATCAACAGCGTCAGTGTTTCTGACGGTCGGGTGGCTGTTGCTGTACAAAACAGCACACAGACATCTGCCGGTCGGGTGCAAATTTATGGCTCCGATGACCTGCGTTTTCTCGGGCAAGTGGCCGTGGGTTCACTTCCCGATATGTTGACGTTCACGCCCGACGGTCGACACATACTGGTAGCCAATGAAGGCGAACCCAATGCTGACTACAGCGAGGATCCAGAAGGTTCGGTGACGATTATCGATGCCCGGAATCCGGCTAAAGCTCAGGCACTGACGGTAGATTTCAGAGATTTTAACCGGGATGGTCCCCGGGCTGCCGAGCTGCCGGAGCAGGTGCGGATTTTTGGCAACTACGGCAGAACTGAATTGCAGGTGACCGGGTTTGAAAACAGCGAGCCCGCGACGCTGATGGTTAAAGATACCTCTGCTGTTGACGTAGGCATGTGGATGACCATCGCCAGTAGTGAAGGCGATCCCTTGCCCTATCGAGTTGCCTCGATTGCTGGTAATACCATCACTCTGACCACCGAGTTTGACGGTGACACTGAAGCGGGTGACGAAGACACAATACTCAGAGCGTATCTGCATGACGGTCAGTCGTCGGTAGCTCAGGATTTGGAGCCGGAATACATCGCGGTATCGCCAGACGGGACGGAAGCCTGGGTGACTCTGCAAGAAAACAATGCCATTGCGGTGATCGATATTCAACAAGCGAAAGTCACTCGAATAATCGCCTTGGGTACAAAAAACCATGCCATTCCCGGCAATGAGCTTGATGTCTCAGACAAGGATGATGCAATCAATATCGCCAACTGGCCGGTTCACGGCATGTACATGCCAGATACCATCAAATCTGTGGAAATCAACGGCGAGGTCTACTACCTGACCGCCAATGAAGGCGATGCCCGTGAATACGATGGCTTCGTGGAGGAAATCCGGTTTGCGGATGCGCCTTTGGCCGATAAGAACGTGTTTCGGCAAGCGGATTTCACTAACGCAGCCGGCATTGGCCGATTACTGACGACCCTGACTGCAGACACTGATGGCGACGGTGAGCTGGACCAATCGCTGGCCTATGGCGCGCGCAGTTTTAGCATCTGGAGTCGTTCTGGAGAGTTGATTGCCGACAGCGGCAACGAATTCGAAGTGATTACCGCCAACCTCCTGGGTCCCAATTTTAATAACGACAATGATGAAAACAGTGGCGATAGCCGCAGTGACGCCAAAGGGCCGGAACCCGAAGCGATTGAAACCGCACAGATCAACGGGCACACCTATGCGTTCATCGGGCTGGAGCGTACGGGTGGGCTGATGGTTTATGACATCAGCAACCCTGCCAGCCCGGAATACATTCAATACCTCAATAACCGGAACTTCAATTACCCGATTAAAGACCGCATTGACGATGGCACTGCCCCTGCCTGGGCCGCCGGAGACCTTGGCCCCGAAAGTATTCTTTTTGTCTCTGCTGACGAGGCTCCGGAGGGTCGACCGTTGCTGATTGTGGGCAACGAAGTGAGTGGCACAACCACCATTTACGAAATTCGTTAA
- the vapB gene encoding type II toxin-antitoxin system VapB family antitoxin gives MRIVSIFKNGKNQAVRLPTDMAYEGVGELEISREGDVITLRPARPSWASFAELPKADSGFLQERSVIVSDEARFNL, from the coding sequence ATGCGTATCGTCTCTATTTTCAAAAACGGTAAGAACCAGGCTGTTCGTCTCCCCACCGACATGGCCTACGAAGGCGTTGGGGAGCTTGAGATTTCACGGGAAGGCGACGTGATTACTCTGCGTCCTGCCCGCCCATCCTGGGCATCCTTTGCTGAGTTGCCGAAGGCTGATTCTGGCTTCCTGCAAGAGCGTTCAGTGATCGTAAGTGACGAAGCCAGGTTCAATCTTTGA